The Triticum aestivum cultivar Chinese Spring chromosome 3A, IWGSC CS RefSeq v2.1, whole genome shotgun sequence genome includes a region encoding these proteins:
- the LOC123060485 gene encoding gibberellin 3-beta-dioxygenase 2-1: MPTPSHLSKDPRYFDFRAARRVPETHAWPGLHDHPVVDGSSAGGGPDAVPVVDMRDPCAAEAVALAAQDWGAFLLEGHGVPLELLAGVEAAIGGMFALPASEKMRAVRRPGDSCGYGSPPISSFFSKCMWSEGYTFSPANLRSDLRKLWPKAGHDYRHFCAVMEEFHREMRALADKLLELFLVALGLTGEQVAAVESEHKIAETMTATMHLNWYPKCPDPKRALGLIAHTDSGFFTFVLQSLVPGLQLFRHGPDRWVTVPAVPGAMVVNVGDLFQILTNGRFHSVYHRAVVNRDSDRISLGYFLGPPAHVKVAPLREALAGTPAAYRAVTWPEYMGVRKKAFTTGASALKMVAISTDNDAANDTDDLISS; encoded by the exons ATGCCGACGCCGTCGCACCTGAGCAAGGACCCGCGCTACTTCGACTTCCGGGCGGCGCGGCGGGTGCCGGAGACGCACGCGTGGCCCGGGCTGCACGACCACCCCGTGGTGGACGGCAGCAGCGCGGGCGGAGGGCCGGACGCGGTGCCGGTGGTGGACATGCGCGACCCGTgcgcggcggaggcggtggcgctgGCGGCGCAGGACTGGGGCGCCTTCCTCCTGGAGGGCCACGGCGTCCCGTTGGAGCTGCTGGCCGGCGTGGAGGCCGCGATCGGGGGCATGTTCGCGCTGCCGGCGTCGGAGAAGATGCGCGCCGTGCGGCGGCCCGGCGACTCGTGCGGCTACGGGTCGCCGCccatctcctccttcttctccaagTGCATGTGGTCCGAGGGCTACACCTTCTCCCCGGCCAACCTCCGCTCCGACCTCCGCAAGCTCTGGCCCAAGGCCGGCCATGACTACCGCCACTTCTG CGCCGTGATGGAGGAGTTCCACAGGGAGATGCGCGCGCTGGCCGACAAGCTGCTGGAGCTGTTCCTGGTGGCCCTCGGGCTCACCGGCGAGCAGGTCGCCGCCGTCGAGTCCGAGCACAAGATCGCCGAGACCATGACCGCCACAATGCACCTCAACTG GTACCCCAAGTGCCCGGACCCGAAGCGGGCGCTGGGCCTGATCGCGCACACGGACTCGGGCTTCTTCACCTTCGTGCTGCAGAGCCTGGTGCCCGGGCTGCAGCTGTTCCGGCACGGGCCCGACCGGTGGGTGACGGTGCCCGCCGTGCCGGGGGCCATGGTCGTCAACGTCGGCGACCTCTTCCAGATCCTCACCAACGGCCGCTTCCACAGCGTCTACCACCGCGCCGTCGTCAACCGGGACAGCGACCGGATATCGCTCGGCTACTTCCTCGGCCCGCCCGCCCACGTCAAGGTGGCGCCGCTCAGGGAGGCCCTCGCCGGCACGCCCGCCGCCTACCGGGCCGTCACGTGGCCCGAGTACATGGGCGTGCGCAAGAAGGCCTTCACCACCGGTGCCTCCGCGCTCAAGATGGTCGCCATCTCCACCGACAACGATGCCGCCAACGACACGGACGACCTGATCTCGTCGTAG